The Streptomyces sp. NBC_00691 genome has a segment encoding these proteins:
- a CDS encoding lysine N(6)-hydroxylase/L-ornithine N(5)-oxygenase family protein — MTGSTPQDDLDRPLDLVGVGIGPFNLSLAALAHGVPGGIATAFYEQKPAFHWHPGLLIEGATLQVPFLADLVTLADPASPWTFLNYLKSRERLFPFYFAEKFHIQRAEYDAYCRWVSERLPGLHFGHQVDSVRWNPERRLFEVDFTQLDPEGEAEALGRAYTRNVVLGVGTEPYVPEPLKPLADAPGVPVFHSADYLAHRETLLAAGHVTVIGSGQSGAEVFLDLLRARPAGAERIHWLARTEAFAPMEYSKLGLEHFTPDYTRYFHSLSEPVRGELMPRQWQLHKGIDADTIAAIHDELYRRTLHGGWPDAVLTPGVRVRTAGRVATTQVELHLEHLQQGTRSRLTTDAVVLATGYRERPVDRMLAGLDPYLRHDSAGRARVDERYRLVLDPSVTGAVHVQNAERHTHGVGAPDLGLAAWRSATILNSITGKDPYPLPRRTAFTTFGLETREAPSIPAQGQKLTPLVQQ; from the coding sequence ATGACCGGCAGCACCCCCCAGGACGACCTCGACCGCCCCCTCGATCTCGTGGGCGTCGGCATCGGCCCCTTCAACCTCTCGCTCGCCGCCCTCGCGCACGGGGTCCCCGGCGGCATCGCCACCGCCTTCTACGAGCAGAAGCCGGCCTTCCACTGGCACCCGGGCCTCCTCATCGAGGGAGCCACGCTCCAGGTCCCGTTCCTCGCCGACCTGGTGACCCTGGCCGACCCGGCCAGCCCGTGGACCTTCCTCAACTACCTGAAGAGCCGTGAGCGCCTCTTCCCGTTCTACTTCGCCGAGAAGTTCCACATCCAGCGCGCCGAGTACGACGCCTACTGCCGCTGGGTCAGCGAGCGGCTCCCCGGCCTGCACTTCGGCCACCAGGTCGACTCGGTCCGCTGGAACCCCGAACGGCGCCTGTTCGAAGTCGACTTCACCCAGCTCGACCCGGAGGGCGAGGCCGAGGCCCTGGGCCGCGCGTACACCCGCAACGTCGTCCTCGGCGTCGGAACCGAGCCGTACGTCCCCGAGCCGCTCAAGCCGCTCGCCGACGCACCCGGCGTCCCCGTCTTCCACTCGGCCGACTACCTCGCGCACCGCGAGACGCTCCTCGCCGCCGGGCACGTCACCGTGATCGGATCCGGCCAGTCCGGCGCCGAGGTCTTCCTCGACCTGCTCAGAGCCCGGCCCGCCGGCGCCGAGCGGATCCACTGGCTGGCCCGCACGGAGGCCTTCGCGCCCATGGAGTACTCGAAGCTGGGACTCGAGCACTTCACCCCGGACTACACCCGCTACTTCCACTCCCTGTCCGAACCGGTACGTGGCGAACTCATGCCCCGGCAATGGCAGTTGCACAAGGGCATCGACGCCGACACGATCGCCGCCATCCACGACGAGCTGTACCGCCGGACCCTGCACGGCGGCTGGCCGGACGCCGTCCTCACCCCGGGCGTCCGGGTCCGCACGGCCGGCCGGGTCGCCACCACCCAGGTCGAGCTGCACCTGGAGCACCTCCAGCAGGGCACCCGCTCCCGGCTCACCACCGACGCCGTCGTCCTCGCGACCGGCTACCGGGAGCGCCCGGTGGACCGGATGCTCGCCGGCCTGGACCCGTACCTCCGCCACGACTCCGCGGGGCGCGCCCGGGTCGACGAGCGGTACCGCCTGGTCCTCGACCCGTCGGTGACCGGCGCCGTGCACGTGCAGAACGCCGAGCGGCACACCCATGGCGTCGGTGCCCCCGACCTCGGCCTGGCCGCCTGGCGGAGCGCCACCATCCTCAACTCGATCACCGGCAAGGACCCGTACCCTCTGCCGCGCCGCACGGCGTTCACCACCTTCGGCCTGGAGACACGAGAGGCGCCGAGCATCCCGGCCCAGGGCCAGAAGCTGACGCCTCTCGTACAGCAGTGA
- the pepN gene encoding aminopeptidase N produces the protein MSVLTRDEAQTRAQLLDVQHYSVDLDLTTGDETFESTSLIRFTARTAGDTFVELKPETLHSALLDDEPLDVTALDGNRLPLRLSEGEHVLRISTTMRYSRTGEGMHRFADPSDGESYVYTQLFMEDVQRVFAAFDQPDLKAVFELAVTAPEGWTVLANGITEQQPDGRWRSAATPPLSTYFVCVAAGPWHSVRTEHAGLPFGIHCRRSLAAHLDADADEILAVTKACYDRFHEKFDEPYPFDSYDQAFVPEFNAGAMENPGLVTFRDEFVFRSAVTVTERQTRAMVIAHEMAHMWFGDLVTLRWWDDIWLNESFAEYMGYQTVNEACSDLFPDTWVDFGVTRKAWGYEADQRPSTHPVAPDPEAVPDTASALLNFDGISYAKGASALRQLVAWLGEKDFLAGINIHFKRHKFGNATLADFIDNLGAATDRDVHAWAEQWLRTTGVDTLTPALAGEGLRWQLTVDRAGSRPHRVAAGLYDRDPSGELVLRERRELDVPQTEPAELTGPRPALVVLNDQDLTYTKLRFDETSQESALRGLSRIPDALTRAVIWNAMRDMVRDGDLLPADYLEVALAHLTQETELALVQGVLGFARAQIADRYVTGEARPAALSTIRQIARALLRRTEDGEAPGLRLTAVRALIDSATTPDQITSWLDEGTVHGGPELDPELRWRILARLAVLGATDEPAIAAELERDPSATGQEGAARCRAALPTAEAKATAWSALFDTDDLSNYLFTATAQGFWQPEQAELVGAYVPRFYPAAIALAGRRGAAMAEAAGRYAFPSYAIDQESLALGERHLTDDMTPALHRRLVDQLDDLRRALKAREA, from the coding sequence ATGTCCGTACTGACGCGCGACGAAGCGCAGACCCGTGCCCAGCTCCTCGACGTCCAGCACTACAGCGTGGACCTCGACCTCACCACCGGCGACGAGACCTTCGAGTCGACCAGCCTCATCAGGTTCACCGCCCGCACCGCCGGGGACACCTTCGTCGAGCTGAAGCCCGAAACCCTGCACTCCGCCCTCCTGGACGACGAACCCCTCGACGTCACCGCCCTGGACGGCAACCGCCTCCCGCTGCGCCTGAGCGAGGGCGAGCACGTCCTGCGGATCAGTACGACCATGCGGTACTCCCGTACCGGCGAGGGCATGCACCGGTTCGCCGACCCCAGCGACGGCGAGTCGTACGTCTACACCCAGCTCTTCATGGAGGACGTCCAGCGCGTCTTCGCCGCCTTCGACCAGCCCGACCTCAAGGCCGTCTTCGAGCTGGCCGTCACGGCCCCCGAGGGCTGGACCGTCCTCGCCAACGGCATCACCGAGCAGCAGCCCGACGGCCGGTGGCGCTCCGCCGCCACCCCGCCGCTCTCCACCTACTTCGTGTGCGTCGCCGCGGGCCCCTGGCACTCGGTGCGCACCGAGCACGCCGGGCTCCCCTTCGGCATCCACTGCCGCCGCTCCCTCGCCGCCCACCTCGACGCCGACGCCGACGAGATCCTCGCCGTCACCAAGGCCTGCTACGACCGCTTCCACGAGAAGTTCGACGAGCCGTACCCCTTCGACTCGTACGACCAGGCCTTCGTCCCCGAGTTCAACGCGGGCGCCATGGAGAACCCCGGCCTCGTCACCTTCCGCGACGAGTTCGTCTTCCGCTCCGCCGTCACCGTCACCGAGCGGCAGACCCGCGCCATGGTCATCGCCCACGAGATGGCCCACATGTGGTTCGGCGACCTCGTCACCCTGCGCTGGTGGGACGACATCTGGCTGAACGAGTCCTTCGCCGAGTACATGGGCTACCAGACCGTCAACGAGGCCTGCTCCGACCTCTTCCCCGACACCTGGGTCGACTTCGGCGTCACCAGGAAGGCCTGGGGGTACGAGGCCGACCAGCGGCCCTCCACCCACCCCGTCGCCCCCGACCCGGAGGCCGTCCCCGACACCGCCTCCGCCCTCCTCAACTTCGACGGCATCTCGTACGCCAAGGGCGCCTCCGCCCTCCGCCAGCTCGTCGCCTGGCTCGGCGAGAAGGACTTCCTCGCCGGCATCAACATCCACTTCAAGCGCCACAAGTTCGGCAACGCCACCCTCGCCGACTTCATCGACAACCTCGGCGCCGCCACCGACCGCGACGTCCACGCCTGGGCCGAGCAGTGGCTCCGCACGACGGGCGTCGACACCCTCACCCCGGCCCTCGCCGGCGAGGGCCTCCGCTGGCAGCTCACGGTCGACCGCGCGGGCAGCCGCCCGCACCGGGTCGCCGCGGGCCTCTACGACCGAGACCCCTCCGGCGAACTCGTCCTCCGCGAGCGCCGCGAACTCGACGTACCCCAGACCGAACCCGCCGAACTCACCGGCCCGCGCCCGGCCCTCGTCGTCCTCAACGACCAGGACCTCACCTACACCAAGCTCCGCTTCGACGAGACGTCCCAGGAGTCCGCCCTGCGCGGCCTCTCGCGCATCCCCGACGCGCTGACCCGCGCGGTGATCTGGAACGCGATGCGCGACATGGTCCGCGACGGCGACCTCCTCCCCGCCGACTACCTCGAGGTCGCCCTCGCGCACCTCACCCAGGAGACCGAACTCGCCCTCGTCCAGGGCGTCCTCGGCTTCGCCCGCGCCCAGATCGCCGACCGGTACGTCACCGGGGAGGCGCGCCCCGCGGCCCTCTCCACGATCCGGCAGATCGCCCGCGCCCTGCTGCGCCGCACCGAGGACGGCGAGGCGCCCGGTCTGCGCCTCACCGCCGTCCGCGCCCTCATCGACAGCGCCACCACCCCCGACCAGATCACCTCCTGGCTCGACGAGGGCACCGTCCACGGCGGCCCCGAACTCGACCCGGAACTGCGCTGGCGCATCCTGGCCCGGCTCGCCGTCCTCGGCGCCACCGACGAGCCGGCGATCGCGGCCGAACTGGAGCGGGACCCGAGCGCCACCGGCCAGGAGGGCGCGGCCCGCTGCCGGGCCGCGCTCCCCACGGCGGAGGCGAAGGCGACGGCCTGGTCCGCCCTCTTCGACACCGACGACCTCTCCAACTACCTCTTCACGGCCACCGCCCAGGGCTTCTGGCAGCCGGAGCAGGCGGAACTCGTCGGCGCGTACGTCCCCCGCTTCTACCCGGCGGCCATCGCCCTCGCCGGACGCCGGGGCGCGGCCATGGCCGAGGCGGCCGGCCGGTACGCCTTCCCGTCGTACGCCATCGACCAGGAGTCCCTGGCCCTGGGCGAGCGACACCTGACGGACGACATGACCCCGGCCCTCCACCGCAGACTGGTGGACCAGCTCGACGACCTCCGCCGAGCCCTGAAGGCCCGCGAGGCCTGA
- a CDS encoding bifunctional metallophosphatase/5'-nucleotidase: MPLNRRTFLERSAAAGAGVAVAGAVAVPAEAHGGHGRPRPRKRYSFTVMGTTDLHGNVFNWDYFTDKEFDDKAHNDVGLAKISTLVDQVRKEKGRRNTLLIDAGDTIQGTQLSYYYAKVDPITARRGPVHPMAQAMNAIGYDAAALGNHEFNYGIPVLRKFEEQCDFPLLGANALDAKTLRPAFAPYSMHRLRTPHGKDVKVAVLGLTNPGIAIWDKANVSGKMVFPGLEEQAAKWVPKLRSMGADVVVVSAHSGSSGTSSYGDQLPHVENAAGLVAEQVPGIDAILVGHAHTEIPEYRVRNKETGKDVVLSEPLKWGQRLTLFDFDLVWEKGCWTVEKVAAKVLNSNTVAEDPEITGLLGDEHKKVVAYVNQIIGTSTAAMTTADAPWKDEPIIDLINVVQAETVKAALAGGAHAALPVLSQASCFSRTARIPAGQVSIKDAAGLYPFENTLEARLMTGAQLKDYLEFSARYYVLTPAGAPVDTAKLTNADGIPDYNYDAVSGLTYDIDIAKPAGSRIVNLSFEGKPLDPAAKFVLAVNNYRASGGGAFPHVAGAQQLWADSDEIRNTIIRWVQAKGTVDPSLFASVDWKLTRDGVPVF; encoded by the coding sequence ATGCCGCTGAACCGCAGGACGTTCCTGGAGCGCTCGGCCGCCGCCGGGGCCGGAGTGGCCGTCGCCGGAGCCGTCGCCGTTCCCGCCGAGGCCCACGGCGGCCACGGCCGCCCGCGTCCGCGGAAGCGGTACTCCTTCACCGTGATGGGCACCACCGACCTGCACGGCAACGTCTTCAACTGGGACTACTTCACGGACAAGGAGTTCGACGACAAGGCCCACAACGACGTCGGCCTCGCCAAGATCTCCACCCTGGTCGACCAGGTCCGCAAGGAGAAGGGCCGCCGCAACACCCTCCTCATCGACGCCGGCGACACCATCCAGGGCACCCAGCTCTCGTACTACTACGCCAAGGTCGACCCGATCACCGCCCGCCGCGGCCCGGTGCACCCGATGGCACAGGCCATGAACGCCATCGGCTACGACGCCGCCGCGCTGGGCAACCACGAGTTCAACTACGGCATCCCGGTGCTGCGGAAGTTCGAGGAGCAGTGCGACTTCCCGCTGCTCGGCGCCAACGCGCTCGACGCCAAGACCCTGCGCCCGGCCTTCGCGCCGTACAGCATGCACCGGCTGCGGACCCCGCACGGCAAGGACGTCAAGGTCGCGGTCCTCGGTCTGACCAACCCGGGCATCGCCATCTGGGACAAGGCGAACGTCAGCGGGAAGATGGTCTTCCCCGGGCTGGAGGAGCAGGCCGCGAAGTGGGTGCCGAAGCTGCGCTCGATGGGCGCCGACGTGGTCGTCGTCTCCGCGCACTCCGGTTCCAGCGGGACCTCCTCGTACGGTGACCAGCTCCCCCACGTCGAGAACGCGGCCGGGCTCGTCGCCGAGCAGGTGCCGGGCATCGACGCGATCCTCGTCGGCCACGCGCACACCGAGATCCCCGAGTACCGGGTGAGGAACAAGGAGACCGGCAAGGACGTCGTCCTGTCCGAGCCCCTCAAGTGGGGCCAGCGCCTCACCCTCTTCGACTTCGACCTGGTGTGGGAGAAGGGCTGCTGGACCGTCGAGAAGGTCGCCGCGAAGGTCCTCAACTCCAACACGGTGGCGGAGGACCCGGAGATCACGGGGCTGCTCGGCGACGAGCACAAGAAGGTCGTCGCGTACGTCAACCAGATCATCGGCACCTCCACCGCCGCCATGACCACGGCCGACGCGCCGTGGAAGGACGAGCCGATCATCGACCTGATCAACGTCGTCCAGGCCGAGACCGTGAAGGCGGCCCTCGCGGGCGGCGCCCACGCGGCCCTGCCCGTCCTCTCGCAGGCCTCCTGTTTCTCCCGCACGGCCCGCATCCCGGCCGGTCAGGTCTCCATCAAGGACGCCGCCGGTCTGTACCCCTTCGAGAACACCCTGGAGGCCCGTCTGATGACGGGCGCCCAGCTGAAGGACTACCTGGAGTTCTCGGCGCGGTACTACGTCCTGACGCCGGCGGGCGCCCCGGTCGACACGGCGAAGCTGACCAACGCCGACGGCATCCCGGACTACAACTACGACGCCGTCTCCGGACTGACGTACGACATCGACATCGCCAAGCCGGCCGGTTCGCGGATCGTGAACCTGTCCTTCGAGGGCAAGCCCCTCGACCCGGCGGCGAAGTTCGTCCTCGCGGTCAACAACTACCGGGCGAGCGGCGGCGGCGCGTTCCCGCACGTCGCCGGCGCCCAGCAGCTGTGGGCCGACTCGGACGAGATCCGCAACACCATCATCCGGTGGGTGCAGGCGAAGGGGACGGTCGACCCGTCCCTGTTCGCCTCGGTGGACTGGAAGCTGACGCGGGACGGCGTCCCCGTCTTCTAG
- a CDS encoding pyridoxal phosphate-dependent decarboxylase family protein, producing the protein MRAEPPPLAGGAPGSDALAPLLRTVLDALRAGAEDRGGPLPAGGPDTVARHVREALGDPFPETGRGPDEALTTLVRALAAGAADPAHPLCAAHLHTPPLALAAAADLAASALNPSMDSWDQAPAASAIEDRITAALAAEVYPDATHPDALVTTGGTESNQLALLLARERLGPAVRTVVGANAHHSFRRAAWLLGLPEPVVVPTPRGTLDPAALREDLTRLTGPVLVAATAGTTDEGLIDPLPALAGLCEERHADLHVDAAYGGPVLFSRTHRSLLDGLARARTVTVDLHKLGWQPAAAGLLAVRDAADLAALGHTAAYLNADDDTEAGLPDLLGRSLRTTRRPDVLKTAVTLRALGRDGLGALVDACMDRAQDLADLVEKAPELDLRARPTLTTVLFRPNGPGVTDETVAAVRRTLLAEGRAVLGRAEADGRLWLKATLLNPHATPGDLAQLITLVEGSAQR; encoded by the coding sequence ATGCGTGCCGAACCCCCACCCCTCGCCGGAGGCGCCCCCGGCTCCGACGCCCTCGCGCCCCTCCTCCGTACCGTCCTCGACGCCCTCAGAGCAGGGGCGGAGGACCGCGGCGGCCCCCTCCCGGCCGGCGGCCCGGACACCGTGGCGCGCCACGTGCGAGAGGCCCTCGGGGACCCGTTCCCCGAGACGGGACGAGGACCCGACGAGGCCCTGACCACCCTCGTCCGCGCACTGGCGGCCGGCGCCGCCGACCCCGCCCATCCCCTCTGCGCCGCCCACCTCCACACCCCGCCCCTCGCCCTCGCCGCCGCCGCCGACCTCGCGGCCTCCGCGCTCAACCCGTCCATGGACTCCTGGGACCAGGCCCCCGCCGCCTCCGCGATCGAGGACCGGATCACGGCCGCCCTCGCCGCCGAGGTCTACCCCGACGCCACCCACCCCGACGCCCTCGTCACGACCGGCGGCACCGAGTCCAACCAGCTCGCCCTGCTGCTCGCGAGGGAGCGCCTCGGCCCCGCCGTCCGCACCGTCGTCGGCGCGAACGCCCACCACTCCTTCCGGCGGGCCGCCTGGCTCCTCGGCCTCCCGGAGCCGGTCGTGGTGCCCACCCCGCGCGGCACCCTGGACCCGGCCGCCCTGCGCGAAGACCTGACCCGCCTCACCGGCCCGGTCCTCGTCGCGGCCACGGCCGGCACCACCGACGAGGGCCTTATCGACCCGCTCCCGGCCCTGGCAGGCCTCTGCGAGGAGCGGCACGCCGACCTCCACGTCGACGCCGCCTACGGAGGCCCCGTCCTCTTCAGCCGTACCCACCGCTCCCTCCTCGACGGCCTGGCCCGCGCCCGTACCGTCACCGTCGACCTGCACAAACTGGGCTGGCAGCCGGCCGCCGCCGGACTCCTCGCCGTCCGGGACGCGGCCGACCTCGCCGCCCTCGGGCACACCGCGGCCTACCTCAACGCCGACGACGACACCGAGGCCGGCCTGCCCGACCTCCTCGGCCGCTCCCTGCGCACCACCCGCCGTCCCGACGTCCTCAAGACCGCCGTCACCCTCCGGGCCCTCGGCCGCGACGGCCTCGGCGCGCTCGTCGACGCCTGCATGGACCGAGCCCAGGACCTCGCCGACCTGGTCGAGAAGGCACCGGAGCTCGACCTGCGGGCCCGGCCCACCCTCACCACCGTCCTGTTCCGGCCGAACGGCCCCGGCGTCACCGACGAGACCGTCGCCGCCGTCCGCCGCACCCTGCTCGCCGAGGGCCGCGCCGTCCTCGGCCGCGCCGAGGCGGACGGCCGCCTCTGGCTCAAGGCCACCCTGCTCAACCCCCACGCCACCCCCGGCGACCTGGCTCAGCTCATCACCCTCGTGGAAGGCAGCGCGCAGCGATGA